From the Buteo buteo chromosome 1, bButBut1.hap1.1, whole genome shotgun sequence genome, one window contains:
- the SLC25A4 gene encoding ADP/ATP translocase 1, giving the protein MGDQALSFLKDFLAGGVAAAISKTAVAPIERVKLLLQVQHASKQITAEKQYKGIIDCIVRIPKEQGIISFWRGNLANVIRYFPTQALNFAFKDKYKQIFLGGVDRHKQFWRYFAGNLASGGAAGATSLCFVYPLDFARTRLAADVGKGVSEREFTGLGDCIIKIFKSDGLRGLYQGFSVSVQGIIIYRAAYFGVYDTAKGMLPDPKNVHIVVSWMIAQTVTAVAGLVSYPFDTVRRRMMMQSGRKGADIMYKGTIDCWKKIAKDEGSKAFFKGAWSNVLRGMGGAFVLVLYDEIKKYV; this is encoded by the exons ATGGGTGACCAGGCGCTCAGCTTCCTCAAGGACTTTCTGGCCGGCGGGGTCGCTGCCGCCATCTCCAAGACGGCTGTCGCCCCCATCGAGAGAGTGAAGTTGCTGCTGCAG GTCCAGCATGCCAGCAAACAGATCACGGCGGAGAAGCAGTACAAGGGCATCATCGACTGCATAGTCCGCATCCCCAAGGAGCAAGGCATCATCTCCTTCTGGAGAGGCAACCTGGCCAATGTCATCCGGTACTTCCCCACCCAGGCCCTCAACTTCGCCTTCAAGGACAAGTACAAGCAGATCTTCCTGGGGGGAGTGGACAGGCACAAGCAGTTCTGGCGCTACTTTGCGGGGAACCTGGCGTCCGGGGGTGCTGCGGGAGCCACCTCCCTCTGCTTCGTCTACCCGCTGGATTTCGCCAGGACCCGGCTGGCGGCTGACGTGGGCAAAGGAGTCAGCGAGAGGGAGTTCACTGGGCTGGGCGACTGCATCATCAAGATCTTCAAGTCCGATGGCTTGAGGGGCCTGTACCAAGGATTCAGTGTGTCTGTCCAGGGCATCATCATCTACAGAGCAGCCTATTTTGGGGTTTACGACACGGCCAAGG GTATGTTGCCTGATCCAAAGAATGTGCATATCGTAGTGAGCTGGATGATTGCCCAGACTGTCACTGCAGTAGCAGGGTTGGTTTCTTACCCTTTTGATACTGTGCGACGTAGGATGATGATGCAGTCTGGCCGAAAAGGAG CTGATATTATGTACAAGGGCACAATTGACTGCTGGAAGAAGATAGCTAAAGATGAAGGATCCAAAGCGTTCTTCAAAGGTGCCTGGTCAAATGTGTTGAGAGGCATGGGCGGAGCTTTTGTATTAGTACTTTATGATGAAATCAAGAAATATGTCTAA
- the CFAP97 gene encoding cilia- and flagella-associated protein 97: MDRFEDVSDGEVDHAFFDSDFEEEKKKAEEDGECIEKGSTKAAFAHPDLVSDSKDAKCEEESEEKQKDLQKDQSLENSTDHLGDASSLSLSPVVENAGTSGVIPAASGGTQENVSAGIPKIVKEGEEDYYTDEEDSSDDGKKQKVRPKSAKQSNNIKKASKKYTNISSSSSSSSSSSSSSSSSSSDTECSDTDSDSCLSDSSHSSSKRNACRNALLSPKQKFKSAMKLAEGKPKLGDYLEESEDTVTDVTPLSTPDISPIQSFELAASNDKKLKIKRQENVNQELYDSEFDRRYTRKVLHDAMDLNQLLKAFLQLEKKEQKLTIDQPSKGTRKNYSFTNEEVRQIDRENQRLLKELSRQSAKPRRSTTLKKSSVPPPKLYHSALNRQKEQQRIERENLAFLKRLEAVKPTAGMRRSEQLMDYQRQMSYLSSSPSVRRGKSAFSQLSPSRGTSRASTIPSTMSQRNEKPVSDSASGALQRPKPTNVRAAWL, from the exons ATGGACCGGTTTGAAGATGTATCAGATGGTGAAGTGGATCATGCTTTCTTTGACAGTGAttttgaggaagagaaaaagaaagctgaagaagaTGGTGAATGTATAGAGAAAGGAAGTACAAAGGCAGCTTTTGCACACCCTGATTTAGTTTCTGATTCAAAGGATGcaaagtgtgaggaggaaagtgaagaaaagcagaaagatttgCAGAAGGATCAGTCCCTAGAAAATAGCACAGATCATCTTGGAGATGCTTCATCTTTGTCACTTTCTCCAGTTGTGGAGAATGCAGGTACATCTGGAGTGATACCTGCAGCAAGTGGAGGAACACAGGAGAATGTTTCTGCTGGAATCCCAAAAATAGTTAAAGAAGGTGAAGAAGATTATTACACAGATGAAGAAGATAGTAGTGACGATGGCAAAAAACAGAAGGTTAGACCAAAGTCAGCTAAGCAGTCAAACAACATAAAAAAGGCTAGCAAAAAATATACTAATatcagctcttcctcctcttcttcctcttcctcctcctcctcctcctcatcctcaagCTCAGATACAGAATGTTCTGATACAGATTCCGATAGCTGTTTATCAGATTCATCTCATTCTTCTTCAAAGAGGAATGCTTGTAGGAACGCTCTTCTGtctccaaaacaaaaattcaaGTCAGCAATGAAATTAGCggaaggaaaaccaaagcttGGTGACTACTTGGAGGAGTCTGAAGATACAGTGACTGACGTAACACCTCTGTCAACTCCAGACATCAGTCCTATCCAGTCTTTTGAACTAGCAGCGTCAAATGataagaaactaaaaataaaaagacaggaaaatgtgAACCAAGAATTATATG ATTCCGAGTTTGATCGCAGATATACTCGAAAAGTCTTGCATGATGCCATGGACCTGAATCAGCTTTtgaaag ctttcttacagctggagaagaaagaacaaaaactaACCATCGATCAGCCATCTAAAGGAACAAGGAAAAATTACTCTTTCACAAATGAAGAAGTAAGGCAGATTGATCGGGAAAACCAAAGGTTGCTAAAAGAACTGTCCAGGCAGTCTGCAAAGCCAAGAAGAAGTACCACGTTGAAGAAGTCATCTGTACCGCCTCCTAAATTGTACCACAGTGCCCTCAACAGGCAAAAGGAGCAGCAAAGAATTGAAAGAGAAAACCTG GCTTTCCTGAAAAGACTGGAAGCAGTGAAACCAACAGCTGGTATGAGGCGTTCTGAACAATTGATGGACTATCAGCGCCAGATGAGTTACCTAAGTTCTTCGCCATCTGtaagaagaggaaaatctgCTTTCAGCCAGCTTAGTCCTTCGA GAGGCACTTCAAGAGCATCCACTATACCAAGTACAATGAGCCAGAGGAACGAAAAACCTGTGTCTGATTCAGCAAGTGGGGCATTACAGAGACCTAAACCCACTAATGTTCGTGCTGCTTGGTTATAA